The following nucleotide sequence is from Cyclopterus lumpus isolate fCycLum1 chromosome 20, fCycLum1.pri, whole genome shotgun sequence.
CTCGCCCTGTAGTCATCCCTActaccaccaccagcaccaccaccactgtCCCCAGTGCCCCCACCACCGTACAACAGGTCTCTCTCTAGCTCTTGTCGCTCCGGGAGGCTTTGGGTCCTACTTTTTCAGTTTACATCCTACCTTCACTCCAACCCTAACCACTGAAATTACAAAATCATTAATCCACTCCACAGGTGCTTGGAAATGTTGGAAATGCCCCCCgtggctttctctctctctctatctctctctctctctctctctctctctctgtgaaatCCTGGTGACGTGATTGGGGGTGGCATTTTGATGGGTTCCTTGCGACCGTGTTTCCCCTTCAGTTCACTGCTGAACCTCTGAGGTTTTCAGCAAGTGGCACATTTATAATCAAAAACACTCTCATGATGATTAAGCTCTGATATCTTCTTGATTCTTGACTGCATGTACGACTGTGTATTGACTTAAAGGTGTTTGGTCCCACTGGGTGCATGATCTTTCACTGGTGTTAATCGTTGAGGTGTTTACCTGTCAGTGCCTTGATCTTTCATACTTCCTTtatggtgtgtgtttttttctttcttttgttttatttcttgttttgtttttcgttTGGATCCCCTTGCAGAACACCAGTGTCGCTTCCCCTACTAGTCGGATGCCCGTCCCTTTGTCTGCGAAGTCCAGGCAGTCGCCGGGTACTACTGACAAAGCAGGAAAACAGCAAAAACTGCAGGACGCTCAGAGGCAGTTCCGACAGGTAGTTTTACTGTAGGGCCTTACCAGAGACTAGAGGAATCAAACATGTTAGGGATCAAAAACATGAGACATGTGttattagaagaaaaaaagactatcAATGCTGTGAGATTTCAAgtgtttaaacaaaaaaaaaggatatataATATAGTCACCGTGGTGACGACTGTGGATCTGTTAATGTTTCTCTCGAGTCTGCTCTGACAAGAAGGCATGTTTGACTTTAGACTGTTACCCCATAACATCACTGTACTGTATGCTTTTGCATGCCCACACTGCTCATGGTTTTCACTGTGTTGGTGACgaaaaactcaaaaaaaaaaaaaaaaaaaaaaggaagaatgaCAAAGAAAACCGGAATCCTACCCTGTCATCATCTGAGTTGTCATCACATCTCCCGTTCCCATCACAGCTGAGTTCCTAAACAGTGTTGCCAAATCCCAGGATGCTTGTGGCTATGTTAAAATACAAACCTAACTGACCTTTTCGGCTATGCTCCTCCCTTCTCACAATGCACTTATGCTCAATCCAACATTACTGCACAGCTTCTTAACCTCACGGTGATATATTTCCTTACCCTCAAGACCAGGCCACGACTCACCATCTTGCACCGTCAGTCTCAGTGGAATACCAGCCCACATCTCCCCTGTCTTCACACTCTTCAAACTCCTAAGCCTGTTATCAATTTCTTTCCAGCCTTCCTCTGCATCTTTGCCTTGTAAATTTAcagcccccccaccaccaccaccacccccctcccaccaACAGCCCCTTTACGAGGCCTAACTCTAACACGGGCAGTCTGTAGAGACGACCCTCCTGTCTGCCATCGCACGGTCTAACCTttgtagtgttgtgtttcttggtAACATGTCTTTCAGTCCAATGTGTCTCACTCTTCATTTAACCTAGTAAAAACAGACCTGTTTATGTTTTGGTGTGCATAGTAGTGTCTCAGTGATATTAATGTTTGTGCAGTCGTAGTGCGTTTCTATGTGTGTATAActtgtagttgttgtttttttaacatcgtcttgcctttttatatgtattatttgatcagatttcttttttgacaACCAGTATCTGTTTTGGCATCTCTGTTTGCAGGCTAACGGAAGTGCTAAAAGAGTGGGAGGGGATCATAAAACTACTTCCCCTACTATACCCACCTCTAAAATCCCTGCTTTTTATCCTAGCTCTACTAAAGGCAGCTCCCAGTCTGCGCAAAACCCAGATGCAACTAATCCCATTaacccttcctcttcctcctcctccacctctgtaATAAAATCCAACATCCTGCCCTCTCCCGTTCCTCGTTCCGGTTCCCAACCTTCCTCCCACATCCCCTCCTTGTCTAACGGATCCCTCAAACTCCCCACACCCTCACAGCACACAGGTAAAGCTCTCTCGTTTCCCTCGCAGACTCAGAATGGTCGAGtgcactcctcctcttccttctcctcctcctcctcctcctcctcctcctcctccccctcccctctgtcgCCCACTCCTTTGGGCCCAGGTGGAAAGAGCATCCGCACCATACACACCCCCAGCTTCACCAGCTACAGATCCCACAACGGCAGCAGCGGCAAATCCTGCATCCCGACAGCCACAGCAGCAAAGGACACTACTTAGCCCCATTATGGCCCCTCTTTACCGCATAGCAGGTAGAGCTGGTCATGTTTCATTTTGTATCGTTTTggttttgcccttttttttccttctgtttctgtAAAAATATTAAGTGATGCACTCCCCcacttcatgttttatttgacaCTGGCATTCTCACACCAATGCTTCTATCTGCTTTGAGTTGCAATttccattgtttaaaaaaaaagtactttgaTTCGGATTCTTTCTTGGATGTGTACCACGTGTTCTGTCAAAATATTTTATAATGGAActaaaaaatatttagtttgaccACTTTGTAGTTGAAGGTGGAAGGCTCTCGTGGtgttaaaaatctatttttcttGCTGTAGCTATGAATAGGGAACATAGAGTTGATGTACAATCACGAAGTACcatgtaaaaaatgtgtttttatttttcaaaccaGAGATTGAATAACcatagtatatttaatcttcTATATTTCTTATGTTGTCAGACATTCAACACAGCCCTTGTAAATGCCTTTTATGAGTGTATACATAATGTATACAGACATGTCCAAGTTAAACTCATTATTAACTTCAGTTTTCTAagagtattttctcatttttcaTCCATATGAACTGCCAATTTACTTTACAGATATGTAAAACTGGTATCATGAATAATACAAgttcattttaaagtaattttAGTGTGCCTATTTGCCAAAGTTGTTGTACAATGACTCACTTCAGGCCTGACCCAGTCACAAGATTTAGGGGATCGTACATGCACTCTCTTGGTGTGGTGGCTGAAGTGTTGACCTCAGTGTTAGTGCTGGTGGTCTTGGTTTGTTAAGTTAACATGTATTGTTGTCTAAATGTAAACTGTACTAAAACAAAGTGAATCAGTTCTACCACATGTACATAGATGCTTCTACTAAGAAAATACGTAGTTTTGTTAACATACCAAAGTTTATTTGTATGCATGCCTTTCAAATATTTTAGGAGAGTGgtgtaaaaaaagaattatgTTTGCACAAATAGATTTTGTAAATATCtggttttctctcatttttgtAAAGCTTTAAATCATACTATTAAGGAGCAATGTGGTCAAGACAAAAACTGTGTTGGAGTAGCAAAAATAAAGACGTGCATGCTTGTAATGCATTGAGCttcaatgtctttatttttgtcaGTTTTGTTTCTGGCTTTCTGTCTGAAAtcctgcttgtgtgtgcgtgtgtgtgtgtgtgtgttcttgtacttcTATCCCAGTGGGGACTTTTACCTGAGTGCAAAGAGACCCATGGAGTCCCACCGGCAGACCCCTCCCACGAGCTTCAAAACAGTGTCTAGACACGCCCCAGAGGAAGTCACCATGAAAGACATTTTCAAGACAGAAATCTGTGACTATGTAttcaatcaaacttttatttcagactcaaggtccagatagtacgAAGTATGTATGAATGCGCCCCTAGAATTTACAGAGTACTGCAGTCCTCATGAGGTCAGTTGTGGTCTGGAAGTGTGCATCGCTGTTTGTTCACTCTCTTCCTTCTATTGGTCAAAAGTAGTTAGGATTAGGGGTCTTtttcaaaattattttttttttttaaatgaaattgaAATGTTCCATGAAAAATGCTTATTTCAAAATGTAGCATGAATAAATTgctacatttgtaaaaaaattaattgataGACAAATCAATACATAATATTGATATAGTTgctattaatatttaatgtgtttatactaatgtattaataatatttatctcatcattgatattaataataataacagcaataataatgatttatCTAAAAGTCCATttttgaagggaaaaaaatTGTTAAGTAAAGTCACATTGAATGGACTTGAATTGAGAAATAGATGGATAGATCAATATCCTATTTCCAAATTCTTCAAATGGAGCATTTCagcttttgttctgtttttgttgtgttaatTTTCATGCTAAACATATTATgtctatttttgtgttttaatgcagtGGCCACATTCTTTTTGGAAACTTTAAAGTCAATAAAGTCAcattgaactgaattgaattgaactgaattaaATTTAATTGTGAGCGAAATAGATGGATGAATATTCTATTTAAAAATTCTCTGATTACAGCATTTCAGTTTTGTTATCGTTAAAAGAGCTGAGATGCTCAATAGGACACAGAATATGTGTTGGGAGGTCAACCAGATCATATCCCCAAACTGGTAaaactgcgtgtgtgtgtgtgtgtgtgtgtgtgtgtgtgtgtgtgtgtgtgtgtgtgtgtgtgtgtgtgtgtgtgtgtgtgtgtgtgtgtgtgtgtgtgtgtgtgtgtgtgtgtgtgtgtgtgtgtgcgcacacatgTTAACGTGGCGATGCATAACATTTctaaatttgtatttttcagcGGAAGGAAGGGTTAATGGGATTCAGGTGTTAGTTTCAAGGATAAGTTTCTTGCAAAGAATCGTGGATCTTTCTCACCCTGAACGGCTGTGATGTTTTGGTTTGTGAAATCAATAGAGCTTaaaaactacaaacacacacttccattCTTAGTTATACATTGTTAGTAGAACAGTCTTTggttaataattaaatatcagaGCACCGTCAGTTCCGCTGcattcttttgttgttgtgcttttgtaTTAAATTGCTCCGACACAAGACGACTGCTAATGGCTGTTAGTTTTCTGTGTTCAGGGAGCCGATTCAAATAGCAAGTTTGAACAATAGTTCAGTGTGTCTGGATGGATTTAGAGATGATGCTGATGTAATGGGAGTTGTAATACCTCCACAGTGTAACAGAAAGTTCCCACAATGCTTTAAAatgtggtggtgatggtgggagGAGTATTGATAGCCAGCAGGAAACAAAGGTTTGAAAGGAGTGAGAGATTTATGTCTGTTGTAATTCCTTGTATAGCGAtggccacacaaacacacaaacacacacacacacatatgcacatacacacgcatgcacgcacacacacacacacacaaaaacggGTGAAAATATAGTGTCTTTTTACACTATACTCTTAAAGAAAGGTGAcagatgaaggtgatgatggtTTCAAATTACGATAAAGCCaccaacctgtgtgtgtgtatgtgtaaagttataccaaaaaaaacacaacagagccATTCTCTAGTTCTCATTTCCGCTTCACCTGACCTCACTGCTAGTCAATAGATAAAGGACGTCTGAATTCTTCTGCATTATTGTATCTCTACAATTAAAAGGTAAGAATATGATATCAATAATATTAATGACAGAGGTGGTGCTGAACTACAAATCATGTTAAAGTTGTAGTTTTTAGCAGACCTGAAACATTTCAATTTGTTATATTAACTGCCAATTTGTTATATCAACTGCCACAGAGCAATTGTACCAAAAtggtgtttcttctttttaataacattttgaaaCCATTAACTTAGATCACATCACTGTAAATTAAAGTGAACTCCAACTACCAGATATTGTTTGCccataaaagaaagaaagaagacttTTAAGgttgtttctcattgtttttgtttaaatacatttatgtcACAAAAAATAGTTTATTACATCCTCATTGTAACTTGGAGTCATGATTTGTGTTGCATGAGTctagaaatgtttttaaaatgttcaactttttgataaacactttttattttatcactttaaagttgttgttttttgtgtcagGGGTTAGCTGAATAAAAATATTGCAAAAACTGGTTTCACTTTGACCTTCCAAAGATAGTTCCTAGACATGAAAATCATATTTTTGTCACACACATCTTGCATTCTTAGTTTTGTTATGATATCACAATGTAAGATTTAGTGAATCAAGGCTATCATCATAACAAGTTATGTGTGTCTATGCTGCAACAGGCTGATCCTCTCCACAACAACAATGAACAtgtcagaggaggagatgcAGTGCTTCTGTGGCAGTGACTCCCACCGAGAGAACATTCTATATTCTACATTTTACATCCTGATTTTCACCATGGCTGAGCCTGGGAATGCCTCGGCGCTGTGGGCCTTCTTTCACCAAGAACGCACGTCTCCATTTAAGGTCTTCCTGAGGCACCTATCTGTAGCAGATATGTCCTACGTTCTCATTTTACCCATGCGTATAGTTTACCACCTGTCCAACGGCCACTGGTCTTTCAGACATATCAACTAGCAGGCTTCCTCTTTTACCTTAACATGTACTGCAGCCTTTACTTAATACATTTCATCGGCCTGGACAAATTCCTGGCTGTGGTTTTACTCATAACATCCCTGTCAGTAAGGAAGGCTATCTATGTATGCAAAGATTGTTGTTGGCATActttgtgtgacagttattgtGTCTATGAGTCCTATACTTTTCTCTAAAAAGAATGTGACCAACAACTCAATCTGCAACAAGCTGTActtacataaaaataaatctccCATGGCTTTAGCTTCCACTAGTGTGACATTGGTTGTTCCCCTCACCACATCGCGGTTTGCTACATACTGATTCTGCTGAAACTAAGGGCCATGAAGCACCAGGAGGACTGGCCAGTGAAGGACAAAGCTATATGAATAATCATCCTCTTTGTGATGAACTTCCTTTTTGCATTTGTGCCCTACCATGTGAACAGGGTAATCTACATTGACAGCCACAGTCGCGGTATGACTGTGGTGAGCAGGGAGACACTGGGTAGAACCAATCGGATCACATCTGCACACTCTGTGTGAGTGGTATACTGAATAAATTATCACCGACCACGTCACCTTGTCAGCAACTAGTTCAAGACATAATGGTTATTTAGTCGGTTATTTATAGTAACATTgccacactttattttttaagtagATAACATATTTGTATGCAGTAAAACTCACATCTAGCCCCAAGTTACTTAATACAAATCCAAACCCTTACACAATAGTTCTGCAGGACAATTCATTGCCCATGACAGATTTGACTTCAATAAGTATATTATGacttaataaatgtataactaCAATTTGCAAAACACTATTGATACTACGGCTACAGCCTACTCGTGGTCGTAATACAGTACCTGCCAGGTGGGCTCTGTACAGTTACTGTACTTAAAGTACTTTTTACCCAATTTACTTTTATCCAATTTGACTCTTGCGAGCACCCGTATTATGACTTGTTACCAAGGCAGCCAGGAAGAAGCTGTGAAGGGAGCGgactgtgagtgtttgtttaacGAAGTTCCATATGTTTTCACCAGGAGATGGTATTATAGTCAATATTCTGTGGAAGCTAAATATGTAGAGACATTATTGTCTTATTGTATTAGTCTTTAAACAAAGGCAGCGTTGGGCAGCTATTTCGTTAGCTAACGCTAACTAACCAAGTAACGCTAACTTAACTACTTTATGAACTCTGCCCAAAGCTTGTTCAttagcgttacagcggtctttattGGCAGATAGGAATAACTCATTGGCTAAACTATTAAGGTAAAGTAACGGTAACTGCAAACAAAGCACCGTTTAGCTGCGTGAGGCGCTCCTCTAAAAATATCGCCCGTGCATGATCCGTTAGTTTCGTGGCTGTAACTGTCGCATTAACGTAACGTGCTTTGCTGCGTTGCGTTTGTGATACAGCACAATCCTATTCCACGAAAACATTCAGCATGTCGTCCCTATTCATGCCTTTCCTGTCTGTCATCGCACAGGAGCCGCTATGGGCATCCGAAAAGGCTGAGCACTTTGGTACAGGCTGCCACCATGGGCACCGCATCCTCTTTGGTCAGTCCAGGAGAGGTGATCGAGGATGGATATGGGGGTGAAGGAGGGGAAGCCTGTGAGATCCCAGTGGAGGTCAAGCCCAAAGCCCGACTCCTGCGCAGTTCCTTTCGCAGGGGACCCCGGGTGATTGGGGCCAGTTTCAAATCCACAGGTTCTGTGGATCTGGAGTACGCTGCTGAGTATGAAAGACTGCGTAAAGAGTATGAAATCTTCCGTGTCAGCAAGAATAACGAGATCTCGTCCATGCAAAAGAAGGAGGCCAAGCTGGATGAGGAAAACAAGAGGCTGAGAGCTGAGCTACAGGTGAAATGAATTAACAGGAGACTACGTAGATTCAGATACAGGTTTGTCAAAGCACACGCTTAAAGTTATAGTTTTAACATTTCTCACTATGATGTTCATTGTCAATGTGACAACAGGCTCTGCAGAAGACCTACCAGAAGATCCTTAGAGAAAAAGAGAGTGCGCTTGAGGCAAAGTATCAAGCAATGGAGAGAGCTGCCACCTTTGAACATGATAGAGACAAAGTGAAACGACAGTTCAAGGTAAACCAAACCACATGTTACTGAGGAACACTCTTTCCAGTAATCATGATTGTGACACTAACCAATTGGCTGAATCACCACTAGATTTTCcgggagacaaaagaaaaagaaattcagGATCTCCTGCGGGCCAAGAGGGACTTGGAGGCCAAACTGCAACAGTTGCAGGCTCAGGGCATCCAGGTCTATGACCTAAATGATTCGGACTCAGATGACAACCAAACCACGGTTACTGGTAAGACCCAGAAATACACAATGTTGGGACCTtttcttgtttctctgtttttttagGATAAGAATGTCTTCCAACgccttgttttatttattcactttatgTCTTTAGCTGCAGGGACACAGTGCGAGTACTGGTCTGGGGGTGTGCTGGGAAGTGAGCCCTCTATGGGGAGCATGATGCAGTTGCAACAGACCTTTCGAGGACCAGAGTTTGCCCACAGTTTGATAGATGTGGAGGGACCCTTTGCAAATGTGAGCAGAGGTAAGTAAACTTCAAAAGTCTGTAGAAAGAAGGGAGGCATTATGACGTGGGCAACACAGAGTTAACCAAACATCTTTACTCCACAGCCCAAGTGGCTAGTAGGACGCTGGACAACtaataaaaaaactttaaaaaattgACCCCCGACATACGTTACCTATTTATTCTAACTTTTTAATGagtgtatatttacatttacattcgGATAGCTTTAGAAGTATGCATTCACTTATCTCCTAACTTTTCTTGTATGCTTATGTCAGATGACTGGGATGCTGCAGTGGCCAGTCTGCTTCAGGTCTCCCCTCATGTTCCCCAGGCCTTGTGGAGTAACACAGTGCGCTGCTACCTTatcttcacccaggagaccaaaGCTGAGCTGGATGTCTTTATTAAGGTTGGTTAAATGGGCACTGTGGAAAAACAATGGATATTCGGTTTTCATGggattattgtattattgttgaTTAGTACATTGATTAGTACATTGTGGCACTACTATGTTTTTCATTAATAGTGCCGTTTCTTGGACACAGGAACAGGCTTCAGGAAATTACTTTGGTCAATTCAAGACTAGTCTGAATGACAGGCGCTTTAAAACAACCGTGTGAGTAAACATGGTAGAGGCCTGA
It contains:
- the LOC117749899 gene encoding LOW QUALITY PROTEIN: uracil nucleotide/cysteinyl leukotriene receptor (The sequence of the model RefSeq protein was modified relative to this genomic sequence to represent the inferred CDS: inserted 2 bases in 2 codons; deleted 1 base in 1 codon; substituted 1 base at 1 genomic stop codon), which gives rise to MNMSEEEMQCFCGSDSHRENILYSTFYILIFTMAEPGNASALWAFFHQERTSPFKVFLRHLSVADMSYVLILPMRIVYHLSNGHWSFRHXQLAGFLFYLNMYCSLYLIHFIGLDKFLAVVLLITSLSVRKAIMYAKIVVGILCVTVIVSMSPILFSKKNVTNNSICNKLYLHKNKSPMALASTSVTLVVPLTTXAVCYILILLKLRAMKHQEDWPVKDKAIXIIILFVMNFLFAFVPYHVNRVIYIDSHSRGMTVVSRETLGRTNRITSAHSV